The DNA window AGTACGGGCAGCTCCCCGACCAGGTAAAAAGATTCTCCTTCGTTTATCCATGGCTGTAAGTCTTCCAAAACATTTTGTTCTGCATCTTCACAGGCAATAAAGGAAAGAATCTCCCTCCGGTATCTTTTCACCCGATCCGTTCCCATCGACAAAGGTGCCTGGCTAGTTGCCAGTGCGTTCCACACCGGATTATCCAATAATATCTCACTCATAATTATTCAATATAAAGTTTACAAGCTATAAAAAATTTAATAAAACCAACAATAACCTGTAAGGTTGATGCTATACATTTTCGTGTTGTCAGCAGCTATCATCACCTTCTTCAGGTAAGATCTTCATTCTAACTTTTCATGATATCACCTATCTCCAGACCTAATGCCTGCAAAGTAATTGCAGGAATTTTATCTTTCTGTTAAATGTACATGACAAGCATCTGCTATAAAATGTTTTTTAGTGAATGACACAACACTTTTAATCTTATTTTTTTATTATATTTACTGTGAGCTTCGCCAACTAGACAAAAACAACAGTTACAATCCTTGAACGGAGCGACCATTGAACACAAGACCAAACCCGTAAAAGACATGCTTACCTGCGCCCTTTAGACACATTTGAAACGAACAATGCGACCCTCAAAAAAAACTATTGAAAATCTTATTTAATGCTAGACATGTACATTCACAACAAAATCCTATCCGGCTTTATCAATTTTTTAGGAAGACCACTATTTGCCGGCACCAAAGACTTCACTTACAAGGAAGACAAGAGACCTGTCATTCTGGTAAATGCATTAGGACTGCTGATGACCATTTTGGTATTGGGCATCGGATCTTTTTTTTATTCCCTGCATCCCAGCATGGTAATTCTACTGCCTATTTTGATTGAGGCGGCTGCTTTTATTTATGTGATCGTTTTAAACCATTTAAAGAAATATTTCAAGGCCAGTCTGGTGATGCTCATCGCCAACAGTGTTTTTGCGGTGTACTGGAGCACTGTTTTCGGAACGGCCATTCCTATAGATCTGGTGATGGCATTTCTGGCCACGATTGTTTTCCACCTGTGCAACACCTTTTTCCTGAGCAAAGAGCGGAAAGTACTGGTATCCTGCCTGATCATCACTGTGACAGCCCTGATACTGGTACAGGTCAATCAGCGGCAGCGTTTTATTGCTCCACTGGAATTAGCTCCGGACACAGCCTATATCATACATCTAATCACCTCCTCTGCTTTTCTGGCATTGATCATTCTGGTAATGTCTTCCTATATCGGCAAGATTCATGCGCTGTTGTATTCTGAAAGAAAACTAAAAGATGCCTCTGTTGCCAAAAGTACCTTCCTGCGTGAAACGTACCATGAGCTCAGAACGCCGCTGAACGCCATTTACGGCATCGCACAACTGCTGCAGCTCAGACGGAATGGCTATAGTGCAGAGGAAAAACGGGAAATCGACGACCTGTATTCTGCCTGTTATATTGCCCGGAACATCATCAACAATGTGCTGGACATGTCGCGTATTGATGCAGGCAGATTTAATACTGTTACCAAAGAATCCCTTAACCTGAAGGAATGTGTAGGACATTGCACTGCCATCAATCAGTATATCGCACTTTCCAGGGGTATTACCATCCGGGAAAGTTTTGATGAACAATTACCGGCTATCATCAGCAGTGATAAGATCATCCTCACCAAGATCATCAACAACCTGCTGTCTAATGCAGTGAAGTTTGCTACAGGCAATAGCTGCGTAGAAATCCGATGTCAGCGCGAGCAGCATCAGGTAATATTCAGAGTGATCAACCAGGGCAGCATTAACTATGAAAAAGCCGCTCAGATTTTTGAGGCTTTTGTATCTGAGCGTAACCAGATTACCGAAGGCACAGGGCTGGGGCTCTCCATCACCAAACACCTTGTAGAGTTGCTGGGCGGACAGATATTTATTGAGCCGGATGAAAAAAATACCCACACCATCATTGCTTTCACGCTACCCCTGGAAGCCGCCAGAGGCAAAAGCAGCACAGCCAGCAAACAGCACTATCGCAGAAATGTATTTCCTGGCGCCACTGCGCTGGTGATTGAAGATGACCCCATCAGCAGTTCGCTGCTCACCAAGATACTCTCGCATATGGGCCTTACCGCTACCCTGTGCCATACAGGTGAGGAAGCTATGGAGCTGATACAAATAGAAAGACCCGATGTGATCATCTCAGATCTGCATATGTCCAATATGAGCGGGAAGGAACTGCTCCAGCATTTACGCAGTCACCCTCTCTTCAAAGATATTCCGGTGCTGATCGTATCCGGAGATGCATTTACTTCCGTAAAGGAAGACATTCTAAGAGCAGGTGCCAATGCCTATATTTCCAAGCCGGTACATTTTAATGAGTTGTATCTGGCCTTGTCCAGGCACCTGCCTCAGTTTCAGGCGCAGGCGTAATATCTGCTGTTATTGTTTGTTTGCACCCTGTTAGTTGTTAATCTCCGGATTTATTTGCGGCGCCATCCTGTGCACCGCGCACGTGTATTTATTTCATCGGGCAGGTCCTGACTCATGGATATTATCGCCTGATCAAAAATTTGCAAATTCTTTCCATTAATTTCGTATTTTCTTGCGCCCTAATATGGGCTATGGATACGAGCATATATTTGTTGTACTAAATACATTACTATGAAAACAGGATTAGCGCTGACATTGTCAGACAGCAAGCCTTTAAAGAAGTTAGGCCTGTTCCTTTTGCTTCCGTCTGTCGTGCTGGCTCTTCACAGTTGCCATAACAACGCTCAGCAGCCATCAGCCGGACTGACAGCAGACAGCGGCAACGTAGGACTGCAACTCCCCGAAGGCTTTGGCGCCCTGCGGTTTGCCGACAGTACCGGTAACGCCAGACATCTGGCCGTCAACAAAAACGGGGTGGTATTTGTGAAACTGGAATCACCGGTGAGAGGAAACGGCATCGTAGTGCTGACTGATAAAAACGGAGATGGCCGTGCAGACGAGCATAGCGGCTTCGCTACATATGGTGGTACCGGCATAGCCATTAAAGATGGCTATCTATATGCCTCTTCCAACACCAGCGTATTTCGCTACAAACTCAACGACAAGCTGGAAGTAGCAGACCCTCAGCATCCTGACACACTGGTGAGTGGCCTGATAGACCGCGGTCAGCACAATTCCAAATCCATTGCGCTGGATAATAACGGTAACCTCTATGTGAATATCGGTGCACCCTCCAATGTATGCCAGGAAAAAGACCGTACCAAAGGCTCTCCCGGTATGCAGCCCTGTCCTTTACTGGACTCCGCTGGCGGCATCTGGGTTTTTAAAGCCAACGAGCTGCATCAAGGTTATCATAACGGCAAACGCTATGCTACCGGCCTTAGAAACGTGGTGGGCCTTGACTGGAACCAGGCTACCAACGCGCTGTACGTGATGCAGCATGGCCGCGACAACCTGCATGATTTCTTCCCGGAACTGTATGATGCCAAAACATCAGCAGAGCTGCCTGCAGAAACCATGTACAAACTGCATGAAGGTTCCAACTGCGGATGGCCTTATATCTACTACGATCAGTTCCAGCAGAAAAAAATCATTTCTCCGGAATATGGCGGCGACGGCAAAAAAGCCGTTACCGATAAATACGATGACCCTGTCGTAACTTTCCCTGGCCACCTGGCTCCTAACGGGCTGTTGTTCTACACTGGCAACATGTTCCCTGAAAGATACAAGAACGGCGCGTTCATCGCCTTCCATGGCTCCTGGAACAGAGCTCCTGAACCACAACAGGGATTCTTCGTTGCTTTTGTGCCTTTCCAGAATGGTGTTCCTTCCGGTAAATGGGAAGTTTTCGCTAAAGGATTTGCCGGCAAAGAAAATATTGCAGCTCCTGGCGATGCTGCACACCGCCCCTGCGGCCTTGCCCAAGGTCCTGATGGCTCCCTCTACGTGTCTGACGACAAGATAGGTACCATCTATCGTATTATCTACAAAAAATAATTACCGGTATAAATGAAGAAGCCCCCAAAAGACGCAATGCTTTTGGGGGCTTCTTCATTTATATATGTCAGTATCATCCGTTATCGTTTCATTGTTGCCTTCCGGCCGGGGAACTGATTTTATCGTTTATTCACTATACGTTATACCTATATTTTGCGCCTAGCGGGTAAATAAGCTTATTTTATGCTCTTTAGTGAGCACGGCCACTGTATCCAGCTCTTTGCTGTAGGCAATCTGCTGCGATTCAATATGATGGATGATGGATGAAGCCTGTTCGCTGGTAGGAACTCCTTCTAACTGGTCAGTGATTTCGCCGGTCCTGTAGTTAATGACTTTAGGAAAACGGAAAAGGTCCCAGGCATAGGTTTCATCGATTGGGAATAGGTTACCGAAAGGCCCATTCACCCTCACTATTGCTGACAAACTGCCGGTAGTGAGGTTCCATATAGCCAGCTGGCCTGGCAGCAACAGCGCAGATTCTTCATCATCATACAGGTCTGCACCATCAGTAGCGCCAATCAGCACTTCATGGTTGCTGATGAACCCGGCGGTATTGATTTCTACAGTCACATCCGGACGCAGGGAACAGGAGTCCAGCAGCAATGGATTTTCTATACAGGAAGGAATATGATAGGCCACCACCATATCCATTGGCTGCCATACCCAGCCCTTGCTGATGAGCCATTTATTGTCGGGGCTGACTTCCAGGCGGGAGTGAAAAAAATCGGCGGGCGTACGGCCGGCGATGCTGGTAATAACCTCCCCTGTTTCCACATCTTCAAAATCCAGCTGACAATATACTTGCGGGCAATGTGCCAGGTAAGTTCTTCCGTTCTCTGCTATCAGAAAAACAGCCGGATACTCGTATGTTTCCGCATGATAATAAGAACGGTTGATCTCTCTCAGCAATTCACCGTTTTTGAGTAACAGTCCTTTGGTGCCGAGTTTGGTATACAGCAAAGCATATTGTCCGTCTGCCGAAGTGATAGCTGCATCAAAGTTGTAGGCATAGTGGAGGCTGACGCCTGGTTGTTTCTTTTCCGAAGAATAGATCTGTCCTCCCAGGGCCCAGTCTACCAGGTCGTGCTTACGCCAGGAAATTGTTTGCGTATAGGCTTGTTCGATAGTCTGCTGTTGCATATGCTATGGCTGTTTTACCAACGTCAAAGATACCTAAAACTAAGCAGCCTTCCTGCGTTGCAGATAAATAGCGGCAGACTCACTCATGGTGATCAGCGCACCACCCAGGATAACAATATCTTTCACTACCAGCCTGCCACGACCTGAGAGGTAAGGGAATCCCCACTGATGATCTGTAAGATGCGGCACCCAGGATTCAGGTGTAGTAATCAGAAACGATAATGTGCCCAGTGTCATCACAAATACAAGACCGCTACCCACCATACTGGCCAGTGGCGCCACTTTATACAGGGCTACCAATACGCCGAGTATGATCAGAAAGATACCGAGACCATAGGAAAAACCGTAAGTATTATTAGCCTCATGCCATTGATGGTTAGCCGTTATCAGTTCTCCTTCCTTGTTCATATGGCTTTTGTACTCTTCCGGGTGATCATAGAAAAAGGACATAAAGGGGCTGTTGGCCACAAAGGGCACGATACCATCTGCTTCATAAGTAAAAAATTTCAGGCCGCCGATCCAGAGGAAGACCAGCACAATACCGTATCGGATAGCTTTTTTACCCAGCAGGTCAAGATTTGCGATGGCGTTCAGTAGCTTGTTTTTCATGTTCTTTCATTTGTGTGTGACCGTCAATATTGACTACACAAATGTAGATCAGCCGCATAGGGCAGACCATGGAAGGAACAGGCTATTACATGGACAAATCTGCCACCACCGAAATACCTGTCCTGCGGCGGAAAGTGCGGGGTGATACTTTGGTCATCTTCTTAAAAAAACGGCTGAAATAAAACTCATCTTCAAACTGAAGTTCATAGGCAATTTCCTTGATGCTCTTACGGGTAAGGTGCAGTTGTTTTTTAGCTTCCAGCACCAGCCTGTCCTGAATCAGTTGTGACGGGGATTTGCCAAAATATCCTTTACAACGTTTGGAGAGATGATTAGGCGAGATGGCCAGCATAGAAGCGTAGTCGGCGGGCTTGTGCAAAGACCGGTAGTGCTGGTCCAGCAGCTGGCGGAACGCTTCCATCTGTTTATCCTGCGGCTGTTCATCCGGCCGGGCTGTTTGTGTTTGCAGCCGGATGGTGCTCGATTTTGCCAGTAGTAGTTGTAGATATGCTTTTAATACAATGCCGGAAGGTGGTTCCTGATGCAGCTCATTGCCCAGCTGGGTTAATAGTTGTGTAAAATCCGCTGCCTGGGCGGCAGACAGACTAATATAAGGCCATAGATAAATATTATTAAACAACAGTCCGTTGCAGGCGACTTCGCTGTGATGCTGCTCTATACAATAAAAATCGCCATGGAACTGCAGCAGCAAAACCTCCATGTCTTTATCTGCCTGCAGGCGCAGGGCTTGAAAAGGTGTTGCAAACAATAATACCGGGCCATTGAAGGAAAACGTGCTGAAATCGGCCTGGTAGGTACCACTGCCGGAAGGTATAAATATAACTGTGTATTCCGAAAACTGTGAGGGCCGCGCCAGCGAAGATGCCATTGCCGGCTTTAGTCCGAATAAATATTCTCCTGTATCTGCATGTACCGCTTTCATGATAGTTGGTTTAAATAGGCTATAAGACTACGAAAATATAGCACAATCACCACTTTATAAATTCAATTTACATTATAAAAATAAAAATATAAAATTCTTGTCCCAAATGAAAAAAACGAGTTGTCATAATTACAAACACGATCAAACATCATTCACGCTATAAAATCAATACAAATGGAAACAAGAATAACTTTTGCTGACACCAATAAGGGCTTTATGGACGGACTGTTCAAAACTGGTATCTACCTTCGTCACTCAGGACTTGACCGCAAACTGATGGAGCTGGTACACTACCGTATTTCCCAGATCAATGGTTGCGCCTATTGTCTGGATATGCATCACAAGGATGCTATTCATCTGGGAGAAACAGAGCAGCGTCTGCATTCACTGCCAGCATGGCCGGAGTGTCCGTATTATACTGAAGAAGAAAGGGCCGTACTTTCATATGCTGAAGCAGTAAATAGCGGTCATGTGAACGATGAGGTGTTCAACAACCTGGCTGCTTTTTATTCCAAGGCAAAGATTGCAGACCTTACATTGCTAGTAGCTAGCATTGGCACCTGGAACAAGCTGAACAAGGCTTTCCGGACGAAGCCCGGCACTTACGAGATTGGACAACATGATTCCCAGGACTAAAGTCCTGGGCTATATTTGATGCTAAAGCCCGGGCTATTAAATTCCGGGCTTTAGTTTTAGATAATGATTGGGGAGCTAAAGTCCACCTTAGTTATTGAATTTAGAAAAAACCGATCAATCCTATCCGTCGGCAACTGATTTGTTACAATCCCACCCCCGCCTCGAACTTAGCCCAGGACTTTAGTCCTGGGAAAATTGATTATATTTGCTGCTTCCCTATGCCAGTCAAGCTTTACAGGGACCATCAATATAATCCGTAGTATGAATTACCACCTGATGATAGACGATAAGTTTATCAATGACTTTATTATCGACGCAGAAAAAGCCGCACCGGGCAACAATACTTACATCATTGACCAGCAACCCGAACAGGTAGTCCATGTAAAGTCGCCACTGGCCAGGTTTGCGCCTTATGATAGTCCTGCCTTTAAGGAACTGGTAAAAGGCATCGGCACCAACGATAAAATTTTCATACACTGGTTATCTGAAGCTGCGGTGGCTTTTGTTCTTTCTTTATCGGAAGCTGTTCCGGTAGGTGTATGTTTTTGGGGTGGTGACATTGTGGAGATTCCTTTCTCCCGTTTCAAACGTGCTATCTACGGCCCTAAAACACTTAAATATTTTGAGCGGGAAGAAGAGCGGACTAAGGTGGAGTGGAACTTTTTTAAACCGAAGCAGCTGTTTAAAACCTTCAAGAGCCGTTATATAAAATATCCGAAATCACAGCGTTACATCGCTGCTCAACGGGACCGGTTTTTCAGAAGGCTCAACTTTTTTCTGAACTGGAATGAGATTGATCACCAGTGGATCCATCAACACTATACCACCAACGTAGCGCTGAAGTATTTCTTTTATAATGTGAATCCACAGCCTGACAATAACGGGGTGGCGTATACGAAAAAAGAACCGGGAGTAACCACTATCCTGCTGGGTAATTCTGCCACCTCCACCAACAACCATCTGGAAGCTATGGAGGCGTTAGCGAAGTTTAAAGACGAGCCTATCAGGCTGGTGATTCCGCTGAACTATGGTAGCCGGCAATATGGTGATTTTGTAGAACAGAAGGCAGTGGCCATGTTCGGCCGGGAGAAGGTGAACGCCCTGCGTGACTTTATGAACCGGGACGACTATTACCGTTTGCTGGACGAGGTAGATATTGCCTTTATGCCACATTACCGTTCACAGGCCGTAGGCAATACATTGGCGATGCTCTACAGGGGTAAAAAACTTTTCCTGCATCACAAGAGTTCTGTTTACCAGCTGTTCAAACGATATGATGTGAATGTTTATGATGTGGCGAATATCCCCAACATGACCTTTGATGCGTTTAAAACCGCAACCACTCCGGAGGAAACAGCCAAAGACATTGCCCGTATGGAAACTATCTTTGACACCGGGAAAAAAATGCAGGTGTTGAAAGAAATGTTATCGTGATGCTGGTACAACCTTCTTAAGCTGTGTAAGATAATAACACAGTCCGCCGGAGAAATATGCCGCCACATCCAGCCAGTCGCCCACATAACGGGGAGAATAACGCGGCATGATCCACTCAAAGACAACAGACACATAAACTGCAATAAACAGTATGTATACCAGCGGAAGCTGGTAGCTGCTGTCTTTTGCTATCCAGCGCTGTACCACTACCTGGCAGATCTGCGCCATGAGCGGTACGGCTATAAAGTCGGTCAAATGCCCATTGACATACGGCAAAGGCTGACCATACCAGCGTAGCACATGTACAAGCAGCCACAGTAAAGCACAGGCCACTCCCATGTAAAGCAACTTCTTCATATTATAGCGCAAATGATACGGCTATTGCCAGCAGCGTAGTCACCACACCGGCCACCGCCAGGAAGGCCGCAAATCCTATCTGTTTCACCACTTTTACAGGAGCGGAGTCGTCCGGTTTAATCGGTATTACGCTGTCTCTCAGCCGTTGGATAAAGGATTTTTTGTCTTCTTTTTCCTCTTCGTTGTTCACGGTGTATTCGTTCATTGTTTTCTATTTTAGGCCAAATGTACTAATTTTTATTCGAATATATGCAATAACTTTTAAATGACAATTGCTAAGACGGCCGGAAATGAACAAAGTTGTACAAAAGCGGACGTAAAACACCACATAGTAATTCATAAAAAACTGGTTATCAATAACAATCCAAAGGGTATTGTCTTTGCGGCACACTCATCAAAACCACCCCAACATGCTACCTAACCACATCCGGCTGATATGGCGTGCTTTATTAAAAGACCGTCAGTTTACCCTGCTCAACCTGCTGGGATTGTCTACAGGCCTGGCCTGTACCCTGCTATTACTGTTATGGATAAACGATGAGTTGCAGGTAGATAAATACAATGTCCATGACAGGCAGTTATACCAGGTAATGCTGAATACTAAAAGTGATGAAGGAATACGGACGATGCCCAATACTCCCGGATTACTGGCCAGGTCGCTCAAAGAGGAAATACCGGAGATAACAGCTGCCGTATCGGTATTGCCTGCTTCCTGGTTCCCTTACAAGGGCGTAATATCCAGGGGTGAGCAACGTCTCAAGGCAGCCGGCCAGTATGCAGACAGCAGCTATTTCGATGTTTTCACCTGCCCGCTGATAGCGGGTCATCCCAGCCAGGTATTACGGGACAAGTCGTCCGTCGTAATTTCGGAGGAGATGGCCCGCCGGCTTTTTCATACAACCGATAACGTTATCGGACAAACGCTGAAATGGGACCAGCAGGAACTTGGCGGGCTGTTTACCATTACCGGCATCTTCAAAAACAATCCTCCTTCCGCTACACAACAGTTTGATCTTATCTTTCCTTATGCCTTAGTCCTGGAAAGAAGGCCAGGGCTGACCCAATGGGGCAACAACGATCCTAATACCTATGTGCTGCTGAAAAACGATGCTGATATTACGCAGGTAGATAATAAGATCAGCCGCTTTATTCAGGGCAAAACCAGACGTTCGGATGCGCAGCTCTTTCTGTCCCGGTTTTCCGACAACTATTTATATGGAAAATATGAAAATGGTGTACAGGCAGGTGGCCGTATAGCCTATGTAAAAATGTTTTCTGTGATAGCTGTACTGATACTGCTGATTGCGTGCATCAATTTTATGAACCTGTCTACTGCCATGGCATCCAGGCGAATGAAGGAAATAGGTGTAAAAAAAGTGCTGGGCGCCAGTCGTATGGCCCTGGTATGGCAATGTATCGGAGAAGCCATCATGATGTCAGCTATAGCTTCGTTGCTGGCGTTGTTGATGGTATGGTTGTTATTGCCGGTGTTTAATCAGCTTACCGCCAAACAACTACAGTTGCACCCCGGTGTTCCGCTCATCCTGCTGATGACAGGCATTACTGTGATTACCGGTCTGATTGCAGGCAGCTATCCTGCGCTTTATCTTTCCGGTTTCCGCCCTGTGCAGGCATTGAAAGGAAGGTTTAGTACCTCCTTCGGGGAACTGATGGTCCGCAAAGGCCTTGTAGTGGTGCAGTTTACCCTCTCTGTAGCATTTATCGCTGCCGTACTCGTGATCTATAAACAACTTGAATATATCCAGTCCAGAAACCTGGGCTACAACCGCCATCAGGTTATTCATTTTGAAATACCACTGGGCATGGACTCCATTCAGGAGCACCGCGCCATCGCTTTTATCAATGAGCTGAGGAACATCCCCGGTATTGTCAATGCCTCCAGCTACTATCACAATCTGACTGGTGAGCATGGCGCGATCTCTGATTTCCAATGGCCGGGGAAAGATCCGCATACCAGCATCGATTTTTCCAATCTTGAAGTAGGTGACCGGTTCCTGGAAACAGCCGGCATACAGCTTAAAGAAGGACGTCATTTCTCTGATGGCCCTAATGCCCGCCATGAAATCATCTTCAATGAAACAGCCATCAAAAGTATGGGGCTCAAAGATCCCGTGGGTAAAACCATTACTTTCTGGGGACAGTCCAAACAGATTGTTGGCATCGCTGCCGATTTTAATTTTGAATCGCTCTACCAAAGTATACAGCCCTGTTTCTTCCAGATATATCCGGCCATGCCTAATGTAATGGTGCGGCTGGGCAACGAGGATGAAAAACAAACGCTCGCTAAAGTACAACAGGCCTTTGAACGGTTTTATCCAGGTATGGTATTCGAGCACCGCTATCTGGATGAAGACTACCAGGCTTTGTATACCGCAGAACAAAGAACAGGCACCCTCTCCCGCTATTTTGCCGGTATGGCCATCATCATTTCATGTCTGGGCCTGTTTGGGCTTACTGCCTTTACAGCGCAAAGAAGACAAAAAGAAATCAGCATACGGAAAGTGGTAGGTGCTTCTGTCTGCAGTGTGGCACTCCTGCTATCCAAAGACTTCCTGAAACTGGTACTGCTGGCATTGGTGCTGGCATTTCTGCTGGTATCATGGGGCATGTCTCACTGGCTGAATAACTTTGCGTATCATGTCCACCTCGGAGTAGATGTATATCTGATCACCATGCTGACTATTAGCATCATCACGCTGGCAACAGTGAGTTATCAGGCGATAAAAGCGGCTGTTGCCAATCCGGTTAAAAATCTGAGAGCAGAATAGATTAAAACAATCAGTATATAGGATAAAGATTCTACCCAAGATGCTGACTGCAGGCTGATTGCAGTCAGCATCCTTGGTAACATAAGAAGTTTTAAATTTCACTTGACTATTATCAAAAAAAAGTTATTTTGCGCCCCATTCCCGTAACTGTTCACATGCATCTATCAACCTATAACCCGTTGCATGAAAAGAATCACTATCACGATTACACTAACCCTGTTATCCTTTTATCTATTCGCCTACAACTACGGAGAGCACAAGCTCATCGGAGACGCCGCCTTTCTGCGGTTTATGCAATCCATATCCAGCAATAAAACCCTGCTACTACGCTATCTTGACATACAAGATGACGGAGAAGGTAATTATTATTTCGGGGGACTGTCCGGCAAAGACAGATGTCGTATATCCTATGGCGTTTTAAACGGGCTTAGCGGCGACCACGAACGTAACCCGCTAATGCTGGAAGAACAGCTTCGGTACAAGAGCTCCGTTATGGAACGGATCATTTTGTTACATGAACAATATATCAAAATGGGCTATACCGCTGCACCGGATGGTAAGTTATCCAAACTGGACTTCAGTTATGCATTGAAAGCAGCGGTCAACATGTCTCACTTTTATGAATATCGCAAAGGCTTCAAGGAGCAGCTGCGTCATTTTGATAAAGCCGTTATCAAAAAATGTGAGAACCCGTCCCTGGTAGACAGCATCTTTAACAAACTGGGCAAGACCAATGCGATTAATATGTATGTTACCCTGCATGTGCTGGCTATTGACCTGGCTGAACAGAGCGGGCTGATAAGCAAACAGGACCCGGCAGCTGCACAGGAACTATTTTTTTACGCCATCCTGTTCAATGGTTTTGCGGACCACTTTCTGGAAGATGCGTTTTCTGCAGGCCACCTG is part of the Chitinophaga flava genome and encodes:
- a CDS encoding ATP-binding response regulator; translated protein: MLDMYIHNKILSGFINFLGRPLFAGTKDFTYKEDKRPVILVNALGLLMTILVLGIGSFFYSLHPSMVILLPILIEAAAFIYVIVLNHLKKYFKASLVMLIANSVFAVYWSTVFGTAIPIDLVMAFLATIVFHLCNTFFLSKERKVLVSCLIITVTALILVQVNQRQRFIAPLELAPDTAYIIHLITSSAFLALIILVMSSYIGKIHALLYSERKLKDASVAKSTFLRETYHELRTPLNAIYGIAQLLQLRRNGYSAEEKREIDDLYSACYIARNIINNVLDMSRIDAGRFNTVTKESLNLKECVGHCTAINQYIALSRGITIRESFDEQLPAIISSDKIILTKIINNLLSNAVKFATGNSCVEIRCQREQHQVIFRVINQGSINYEKAAQIFEAFVSERNQITEGTGLGLSITKHLVELLGGQIFIEPDEKNTHTIIAFTLPLEAARGKSSTASKQHYRRNVFPGATALVIEDDPISSSLLTKILSHMGLTATLCHTGEEAMELIQIERPDVIISDLHMSNMSGKELLQHLRSHPLFKDIPVLIVSGDAFTSVKEDILRAGANAYISKPVHFNELYLALSRHLPQFQAQA
- a CDS encoding PQQ-dependent sugar dehydrogenase, with translation MKTGLALTLSDSKPLKKLGLFLLLPSVVLALHSCHNNAQQPSAGLTADSGNVGLQLPEGFGALRFADSTGNARHLAVNKNGVVFVKLESPVRGNGIVVLTDKNGDGRADEHSGFATYGGTGIAIKDGYLYASSNTSVFRYKLNDKLEVADPQHPDTLVSGLIDRGQHNSKSIALDNNGNLYVNIGAPSNVCQEKDRTKGSPGMQPCPLLDSAGGIWVFKANELHQGYHNGKRYATGLRNVVGLDWNQATNALYVMQHGRDNLHDFFPELYDAKTSAELPAETMYKLHEGSNCGWPYIYYDQFQQKKIISPEYGGDGKKAVTDKYDDPVVTFPGHLAPNGLLFYTGNMFPERYKNGAFIAFHGSWNRAPEPQQGFFVAFVPFQNGVPSGKWEVFAKGFAGKENIAAPGDAAHRPCGLAQGPDGSLYVSDDKIGTIYRIIYKK
- a CDS encoding DUF417 family protein, giving the protein MKNKLLNAIANLDLLGKKAIRYGIVLVFLWIGGLKFFTYEADGIVPFVANSPFMSFFYDHPEEYKSHMNKEGELITANHQWHEANNTYGFSYGLGIFLIILGVLVALYKVAPLASMVGSGLVFVMTLGTLSFLITTPESWVPHLTDHQWGFPYLSGRGRLVVKDIVILGGALITMSESAAIYLQRRKAA
- a CDS encoding helix-turn-helix domain-containing protein, with amino-acid sequence MKAVHADTGEYLFGLKPAMASSLARPSQFSEYTVIFIPSGSGTYQADFSTFSFNGPVLLFATPFQALRLQADKDMEVLLLQFHGDFYCIEQHHSEVACNGLLFNNIYLWPYISLSAAQAADFTQLLTQLGNELHQEPPSGIVLKAYLQLLLAKSSTIRLQTQTARPDEQPQDKQMEAFRQLLDQHYRSLHKPADYASMLAISPNHLSKRCKGYFGKSPSQLIQDRLVLEAKKQLHLTRKSIKEIAYELQFEDEFYFSRFFKKMTKVSPRTFRRRTGISVVADLSM
- a CDS encoding carboxymuconolactone decarboxylase family protein yields the protein METRITFADTNKGFMDGLFKTGIYLRHSGLDRKLMELVHYRISQINGCAYCLDMHHKDAIHLGETEQRLHSLPAWPECPYYTEEERAVLSYAEAVNSGHVNDEVFNNLAAFYSKAKIADLTLLVASIGTWNKLNKAFRTKPGTYEIGQHDSQD
- a CDS encoding TDP-N-acetylfucosamine:lipid II N-acetylfucosaminyltransferase; translation: MNYHLMIDDKFINDFIIDAEKAAPGNNTYIIDQQPEQVVHVKSPLARFAPYDSPAFKELVKGIGTNDKIFIHWLSEAAVAFVLSLSEAVPVGVCFWGGDIVEIPFSRFKRAIYGPKTLKYFEREEERTKVEWNFFKPKQLFKTFKSRYIKYPKSQRYIAAQRDRFFRRLNFFLNWNEIDHQWIHQHYTTNVALKYFFYNVNPQPDNNGVAYTKKEPGVTTILLGNSATSTNNHLEAMEALAKFKDEPIRLVIPLNYGSRQYGDFVEQKAVAMFGREKVNALRDFMNRDDYYRLLDEVDIAFMPHYRSQAVGNTLAMLYRGKKLFLHHKSSVYQLFKRYDVNVYDVANIPNMTFDAFKTATTPEETAKDIARMETIFDTGKKMQVLKEMLS
- a CDS encoding ABC transporter permease: MLPNHIRLIWRALLKDRQFTLLNLLGLSTGLACTLLLLLWINDELQVDKYNVHDRQLYQVMLNTKSDEGIRTMPNTPGLLARSLKEEIPEITAAVSVLPASWFPYKGVISRGEQRLKAAGQYADSSYFDVFTCPLIAGHPSQVLRDKSSVVISEEMARRLFHTTDNVIGQTLKWDQQELGGLFTITGIFKNNPPSATQQFDLIFPYALVLERRPGLTQWGNNDPNTYVLLKNDADITQVDNKISRFIQGKTRRSDAQLFLSRFSDNYLYGKYENGVQAGGRIAYVKMFSVIAVLILLIACINFMNLSTAMASRRMKEIGVKKVLGASRMALVWQCIGEAIMMSAIASLLALLMVWLLLPVFNQLTAKQLQLHPGVPLILLMTGITVITGLIAGSYPALYLSGFRPVQALKGRFSTSFGELMVRKGLVVVQFTLSVAFIAAVLVIYKQLEYIQSRNLGYNRHQVIHFEIPLGMDSIQEHRAIAFINELRNIPGIVNASSYYHNLTGEHGAISDFQWPGKDPHTSIDFSNLEVGDRFLETAGIQLKEGRHFSDGPNARHEIIFNETAIKSMGLKDPVGKTITFWGQSKQIVGIAADFNFESLYQSIQPCFFQIYPAMPNVMVRLGNEDEKQTLAKVQQAFERFYPGMVFEHRYLDEDYQALYTAEQRTGTLSRYFAGMAIIISCLGLFGLTAFTAQRRQKEISIRKVVGASVCSVALLLSKDFLKLVLLALVLAFLLVSWGMSHWLNNFAYHVHLGVDVYLITMLTISIITLATVSYQAIKAAVANPVKNLRAE